One window from the genome of Streptomyces cadmiisoli encodes:
- the sigM gene encoding RNA polymerase sigma factor SigM gives MVEGAGYDAASDQDLLARHVEGDPDAFGEIVRRHRDRLWAVALRTLGDREEAADAVQDALVSAYRAAHTFRGQSAVTTWLHRITVNACLDRARKAASRKTSPVDDTERLEQLLEPHESASAPAERNDLHRQLLEALGTLPHDQRAALVLVDMQGYPVAEAARILDVPTGTVKSRCARGRARLLPLLTHLRPEKRGDGTESAAGRNRAQGTSVPPAAEPHDTGPRGAGPSDSAAVKGGGGRA, from the coding sequence ATGGTGGAAGGCGCCGGGTACGACGCGGCCAGCGATCAGGATCTGCTCGCCCGCCATGTGGAGGGCGATCCCGACGCCTTCGGTGAGATCGTCCGACGGCACCGCGACCGGCTCTGGGCGGTCGCGCTGCGCACCCTGGGGGATCGCGAAGAGGCCGCCGACGCCGTCCAGGACGCGCTCGTATCCGCCTACCGGGCCGCCCACACCTTCCGAGGACAGTCGGCGGTCACGACCTGGCTGCACCGGATCACGGTGAACGCCTGCCTCGACCGGGCGCGCAAGGCGGCGTCCCGGAAGACCTCTCCGGTCGACGACACCGAGCGCCTGGAGCAGCTGCTGGAGCCGCACGAGTCGGCGTCGGCGCCCGCCGAGCGCAACGACCTCCACCGTCAGCTCCTGGAAGCGCTCGGCACGCTCCCGCACGATCAGCGCGCCGCTCTCGTCCTCGTCGACATGCAGGGCTACCCGGTCGCCGAAGCCGCCCGCATCCTCGATGTGCCGACGGGGACGGTGAAGAGTCGCTGTGCGCGAGGCAGAGCCAGACTCCTTCCGTTGCTCACCCATCTGCGTCCGGAAAAGCGCGGTGACGGAACAGAGTCCGCCGCGGGACGGAACCGGGCGCAGGGGACATCCGTCCCACCGGCAGCGGAACCGCACGACACGGGTCCGCGGGGCGCAGGGCCAAGCGATTCAGCTGCTGTGAAGGGCGGAGGTGGGCGAGCGTGA
- a CDS encoding DUF6049 family protein, with product MAEAADFQGTSPSPARRWMRRTTALLASAPLLAGLMQLPTASAAHAGAETSVQTASASRTVAVALDSLSPSAPSEGDTVTVSGTVTNNGKQSVTEAHVDLRVGSELDTRSEIDSAARHKDYAPGVDGTAVDDSFSQEFAELTPGVAQRFSISVPVDELDLGGSGVYQIGVSLSGETASQPWEQVLGIQRTFLPWQPEEADPKTRTTVMWPLVSTAHMTAETGSNEQQTPVFLNDDLAKEISPGGRLEQLVSLGRELDVTWVIDPDLLASVDAMTRGYRVQGEGDTTTAGTQQAVAKQWLAGLQKAVANKEVVALPFADPDLASLAHNGTDVTGSLGQLKAATDVAALTVRTVLHVTPNTEFAWPVDGAVDPSIVKVATSAGADKVITRSDSLEETGGLPYTPSAARPIGGGTTAVVADARLSTAFQGDLTKASSKTLAVQKFLAQSLALNLQTDQQRSIVVAPQRTATASEARAMAEAVAALQNGGWSEAQGLSAAAKAKPDAGATRKVPSSADYPSGLRKQELSRRAFEQIAQTQKKLDGFKVILSDQSRVVTPFGRAINREMSTSWRGRVVQARNFRDGVETYLDVLTDQVILIDKSETKLSGRSAIIPVTVQNNLVQGVDRLVLRLTSTSPTRLEIGGKAYSEQPVTVSGGHSQSVKFTTSANANGRVTVVAQLFTEDGQAYGAPVTFDVKVTEITATVMLVIGGGVLLLVLAGFRMYTQRKRAAAREAEEDDLAGTGDPDAGDGSTAASQNPQGPGDRLKEESGTLLGADDPKQPSDPTPDTPTENADPSGTGERVDR from the coding sequence GTGGCCGAGGCGGCAGACTTCCAGGGGACGAGTCCCTCACCTGCCCGCCGGTGGATGAGGCGCACCACGGCTCTGCTGGCCAGTGCGCCACTGCTGGCGGGCCTGATGCAGCTGCCCACCGCCTCAGCCGCGCATGCCGGGGCCGAGACCTCCGTACAGACGGCCTCTGCCTCCCGCACGGTGGCGGTGGCGCTCGATTCGCTCAGCCCCAGCGCGCCGAGCGAGGGCGACACCGTGACCGTCTCGGGCACGGTGACCAACAACGGCAAGCAGTCGGTGACCGAGGCGCACGTGGACCTGCGAGTGGGCTCCGAGCTCGATACGCGGTCGGAGATCGACAGCGCGGCAAGGCACAAGGACTACGCCCCCGGTGTCGACGGCACGGCGGTCGACGACTCCTTCTCGCAGGAGTTCGCCGAGCTGACCCCCGGCGTCGCCCAGCGCTTCAGCATTTCCGTCCCGGTCGACGAGCTGGACCTCGGCGGAAGCGGTGTCTACCAGATCGGGGTCTCGCTCTCCGGTGAGACGGCCTCGCAGCCCTGGGAGCAGGTGCTGGGCATCCAGCGGACGTTCCTGCCGTGGCAGCCCGAGGAAGCGGACCCGAAGACACGGACGACGGTCATGTGGCCGCTGGTGTCCACCGCCCACATGACGGCGGAGACGGGCTCCAACGAGCAGCAGACCCCGGTCTTCCTCAACGACGACCTCGCCAAGGAGATCTCCCCCGGCGGACGCCTGGAGCAGCTCGTCTCCCTGGGCCGGGAACTCGACGTGACCTGGGTCATCGACCCGGACCTCCTGGCCTCCGTCGACGCGATGACCCGCGGCTACCGGGTCCAGGGCGAGGGTGACACCACCACGGCCGGTACGCAGCAGGCGGTCGCCAAACAGTGGCTGGCCGGGCTCCAGAAGGCGGTGGCGAACAAGGAGGTCGTCGCCCTGCCCTTCGCCGATCCGGATCTGGCTTCCCTCGCCCACAACGGCACGGACGTCACCGGTTCGCTGGGCCAGCTCAAGGCAGCCACCGATGTCGCCGCCCTCACGGTGCGGACCGTGCTCCACGTCACACCGAACACGGAGTTCGCCTGGCCCGTGGACGGCGCCGTGGACCCGTCGATCGTGAAGGTCGCCACCTCCGCCGGCGCCGACAAGGTGATCACGCGAAGCGACAGCCTGGAGGAGACCGGCGGGCTGCCGTACACGCCGTCCGCGGCCCGTCCCATCGGCGGCGGCACCACGGCGGTGGTCGCTGACGCGCGGCTGTCCACGGCGTTCCAGGGCGATCTGACGAAGGCGTCCAGCAAGACCCTCGCCGTGCAGAAGTTCCTCGCGCAGAGCCTCGCGCTGAACCTGCAGACGGATCAGCAGCGGAGCATCGTGGTCGCTCCGCAGCGCACGGCCACCGCCAGCGAGGCCCGAGCGATGGCCGAGGCGGTCGCGGCCCTGCAGAACGGTGGCTGGAGCGAGGCGCAGGGGCTCTCCGCGGCCGCCAAGGCCAAGCCGGACGCCGGCGCGACCAGGAAGGTGCCGTCGTCGGCGGACTATCCGTCCGGGCTGCGCAAGCAGGAACTGTCCCGCAGGGCCTTCGAACAGATCGCGCAGACGCAGAAGAAGCTCGACGGCTTCAAGGTGATCCTCAGCGACCAGTCCCGGGTGGTGACTCCCTTCGGGCGGGCCATAAACCGTGAGATGTCCACGTCGTGGCGGGGCCGGGTCGTCCAGGCGCGGAACTTCCGCGACGGTGTGGAGACGTATCTCGACGTGCTGACCGACCAGGTCATCCTGATCGACAAGTCGGAGACGAAGCTCTCCGGCCGCAGCGCCATCATCCCGGTGACCGTGCAGAACAACCTGGTCCAGGGCGTGGACCGGCTGGTGCTTAGGCTCACCTCGACCAGCCCGACCCGTCTGGAGATCGGCGGCAAGGCCTACTCGGAGCAGCCCGTCACCGTCTCCGGCGGCCACAGCCAGTCGGTGAAGTTCACCACCTCCGCCAACGCCAACGGCCGGGTGACCGTGGTGGCCCAGTTGTTCACCGAGGACGGCCAGGCCTACGGCGCGCCCGTCACCTTCGACGTCAAGGTCACCGAGATCACCGCCACGGTGATGCTGGTCATCGGCGGCGGCGTGCTGCTGCTCGTCCTCGCCGGCTTCCGGATGTACACCCAGCGCAAGCGTGCGGCCGCCCGGGAGGCCGAGGAGGACGACCTGGCCGGCACCGGCGACCCGGATGCCGGGGACGGTTCCACGGCCGCCTCGCAGAACCCGCAAGGCCCCGGCGACCGTCTCAAGGAGGAGTCCGGCACCCTGCTCGGGGCAGACGACCCGAAGCAGCCGAGTGACCCGACACCGGACACCCCAACGGAAAACGCGGACCCGTCCGGGACGGGTGAGAGAGTGGACCGTTGA
- the murJ gene encoding murein biosynthesis integral membrane protein MurJ, which yields MNAPYDGDRGQAAGSSGRPEGPPPEPGQVPPQHPADMYLQDAYDQDPYRDQDLAAQDPVSEALYDRAAHPPPPPGTYQSPQQLYAQPPQSPYAPDPRVWAQTPPPEPSGPTQYLPYGDDPRTTQYVGVDDLVAQAGGERHEPDAFAHLFRDQQQGAVNPATGHPAVPGPTAAPAMDRVPAGQYGAPNAAAGPYGGAGTPQTYQASAPTAPPAQEETPAPARGSATTAKKGGRAAGLLKSSAVMAAGTMVSRITGFVRSAMIVSALGVGLLGDTFQVAYQLPTMIYILTVGGGLNSVFVPQLVRAMKEDEDGGEAYANRLLTLVMVALGTLTVLAVLGAPLLIRMLSDAVASDPAANEVGVTFVRYFLPTIFFMGIHVVMGQILNARGRFGAMMWTPVLNNIVIIVTLAMFLWVYGTAEHSGMTVTNIPPEGQRLLGIGVLLGLVVQALAMIPYLRETGFRPRLRFDWKGHGLGKAVTLAKWTVLFVLANQAGAIVVSQLSTAAGKDSPVDGTGFAAYANAQLIWGLPQAIITVSLMAALLPRLARSAAEDDAGAVRDDISQGLRTTAVAIVPIAFGFLALGIPMCTLMFGTSGTSAATNMGFMLMAFGLGLIPYSVQYVVLRAFYAYEDTRTPFYNTVIVAAVNAGASALCFFLVPSRWAVVGMAASYGIAYAIGVGVAWRRLRKRLGGDLDGGRVRRTYTRLSIASLPAALVGGAACYGVTLVLGQGVAGSSAALLAGGVVLLGTFYIAARRMRIEELNSLVGMVRGRLGR from the coding sequence ATGAACGCGCCGTACGACGGTGACCGCGGCCAGGCCGCGGGCAGCTCGGGTCGCCCCGAGGGCCCGCCGCCGGAGCCGGGCCAGGTACCGCCGCAGCACCCCGCGGACATGTATCTCCAGGACGCCTACGATCAGGACCCCTACCGGGACCAGGACCTCGCGGCCCAGGACCCGGTGTCCGAGGCGCTCTACGACCGGGCCGCGCACCCGCCGCCGCCCCCGGGCACGTACCAGTCGCCGCAGCAGCTGTACGCCCAGCCGCCCCAGTCGCCGTACGCGCCCGACCCGCGGGTCTGGGCCCAGACGCCGCCACCCGAGCCGTCGGGCCCCACGCAGTACCTGCCCTACGGCGACGACCCCCGTACGACGCAGTACGTGGGTGTCGACGACCTGGTGGCGCAGGCCGGCGGCGAGCGCCACGAGCCGGACGCCTTCGCGCACCTCTTCCGGGACCAGCAGCAGGGCGCCGTCAACCCGGCGACCGGTCACCCGGCCGTACCGGGACCGACCGCCGCACCCGCCATGGACCGGGTGCCGGCCGGTCAGTACGGCGCGCCGAACGCCGCGGCCGGGCCGTACGGCGGTGCCGGGACGCCGCAGACGTATCAGGCATCCGCGCCCACGGCGCCACCTGCGCAGGAGGAGACACCCGCGCCCGCTCGCGGCTCCGCCACCACGGCGAAGAAGGGCGGCCGCGCGGCCGGCCTGCTGAAGTCGAGCGCGGTGATGGCGGCGGGCACGATGGTCTCCCGCATCACGGGGTTCGTCCGGTCGGCCATGATCGTGTCGGCCCTCGGCGTCGGTCTGCTCGGTGACACCTTCCAGGTCGCGTACCAGCTACCGACCATGATCTACATCCTGACGGTCGGCGGTGGACTCAACTCCGTCTTCGTGCCGCAGCTCGTCCGGGCCATGAAGGAGGACGAGGACGGCGGCGAGGCCTACGCGAACCGGCTTCTGACATTGGTCATGGTGGCACTGGGCACGCTCACCGTGCTCGCCGTCCTCGGCGCGCCGCTTCTCATCCGCATGCTGTCGGACGCGGTCGCCAGTGACCCCGCCGCCAACGAGGTCGGCGTCACCTTCGTCCGCTACTTCCTGCCCACGATCTTCTTCATGGGCATCCATGTGGTGATGGGTCAGATCCTCAACGCCCGTGGCCGCTTCGGCGCGATGATGTGGACTCCGGTCCTGAACAACATCGTCATCATCGTCACGCTCGCCATGTTCCTCTGGGTCTACGGGACCGCCGAGCACTCGGGCATGACGGTCACGAACATCCCGCCGGAGGGTCAACGGCTCCTCGGCATCGGCGTTCTGCTCGGCCTCGTCGTGCAGGCCCTGGCGATGATCCCGTACCTGCGCGAGACCGGCTTCCGGCCGCGGCTCCGCTTCGACTGGAAGGGCCACGGCCTCGGCAAGGCCGTGACGCTCGCCAAGTGGACCGTCCTGTTCGTCCTCGCGAACCAGGCGGGCGCGATCGTGGTGTCCCAGCTCTCCACCGCGGCGGGCAAGGACTCGCCGGTCGACGGCACGGGCTTCGCCGCCTACGCCAACGCCCAACTGATCTGGGGCCTGCCCCAGGCCATCATCACCGTCTCCCTGATGGCCGCGCTGCTGCCCCGGCTCGCACGCTCCGCGGCGGAGGACGACGCCGGCGCCGTGCGCGACGACATCTCCCAGGGTCTGCGGACGACGGCAGTCGCCATCGTGCCGATCGCCTTCGGATTCCTCGCGCTCGGCATCCCGATGTGCACGCTGATGTTCGGCACCTCCGGCACCAGCGCGGCCACCAACATGGGCTTCATGCTGATGGCCTTCGGACTCGGCCTGATCCCGTACTCCGTGCAGTACGTCGTCCTGCGCGCCTTCTACGCGTACGAGGACACCCGCACCCCGTTCTACAACACGGTCATCGTGGCCGCCGTCAACGCCGGCGCCTCGGCCCTGTGCTTCTTCCTGGTGCCGTCCCGCTGGGCGGTCGTCGGCATGGCCGCCTCCTACGGCATCGCGTACGCGATCGGAGTAGGCGTCGCCTGGCGCCGCCTGCGCAAGCGGCTGGGCGGTGACCTCGACGGCGGCCGGGTACGGCGCACGTACACGCGCCTGAGCATCGCCTCGCTCCCGGCCGCGCTGGTCGGCGGTGCGGCCTGCTACGGCGTGACCCTGGTCCTCGGCCAAGGCGTCGCCGGTTCCTCCGCCGCCCTGCTGGCCGGCGGTGTCGTGCTGCTGGGCACGTTCTACATCGCCGCCCGCCGGATGCGGATCGAGGAGCTGAACTCGCTCGTCGGCATGGTCCGCGGACGTCTGGGCCGCTGA
- a CDS encoding protein kinase family protein: MAERSTAAVDVADNSGDEPLTAKADQSTADGVANNRERDTERDEAQGSSGTESPGPKASTPELHSGHKLARRYRLEDCVTRLDGFSSWRAVDEKLRRAVGVHVLPADHARARSVLAAARSSALLGDPRFVQVLDAVEENDVVYVVHEWLPDATELTTLLSSGPLEPHDAYHMVSQVSSAMAAAHREGLAHLRLNPNAVLRTSSGQWRIRGLAVNAALRGISSDTPQRTDTEAVGALLYASLTQRWPYESDAYGLAGLPKDVGLIAPDQVRAGVHRGLSELAMRALANDGATASRHESPCTTPEELVKAIGEMPRIRPPEPAFTAPPEYQRTTYQQGTYGRPASSRATQQVPSPPPPLQSRTGKALKWSVSALLIAALGLGSWQLADALMERGSQTDDTNKTQTTDENDKSQDAPKPAKPITVAGAQEYVAKGSTQAPEDVSKTYDSDSSTYWRTLSFRDGPEMNPAFKPGVGIVYDLGSEQTVASASIGLGFAGDHTTVSLYATDSMSSSTPISSMQKMGTVTTSGTSATVKATKPVKTRYVLVWFTALPHAGGDAYSDPGYKQALTDVKFKG, encoded by the coding sequence GTGGCGGAACGGAGCACGGCTGCCGTCGACGTGGCAGACAACAGCGGCGACGAGCCGCTGACCGCCAAGGCGGACCAGTCCACGGCCGACGGGGTGGCCAACAACCGGGAGCGGGACACGGAGCGCGACGAGGCACAGGGAAGCAGTGGGACCGAGAGTCCCGGACCGAAGGCTTCGACGCCCGAGTTGCACAGCGGGCACAAACTCGCCAGACGCTACCGACTCGAGGACTGCGTCACCCGTCTGGACGGATTCAGCAGTTGGCGTGCGGTCGACGAGAAACTGCGACGGGCGGTGGGCGTCCACGTCCTGCCGGCGGACCATGCCCGGGCCCGTTCGGTCCTGGCCGCCGCCCGCTCGTCCGCCCTCCTGGGCGACCCCCGCTTCGTCCAGGTCCTCGACGCCGTCGAGGAGAACGACGTCGTGTACGTCGTCCACGAGTGGCTGCCGGACGCCACGGAACTGACCACGCTGCTCTCCTCGGGGCCCCTGGAGCCGCACGACGCCTACCACATGGTCAGCCAGGTCTCCTCGGCCATGGCGGCGGCCCACCGTGAGGGCCTCGCGCATCTTCGGCTGAACCCCAACGCCGTCCTGCGCACCTCCAGCGGCCAGTGGCGCATCCGCGGCCTCGCCGTCAACGCCGCGCTGCGCGGGATCAGTTCCGACACCCCGCAGCGCACCGACACGGAGGCGGTCGGCGCACTGCTGTACGCCTCGCTGACCCAGCGCTGGCCGTACGAGAGCGACGCCTACGGACTGGCCGGGCTGCCCAAGGACGTCGGTCTCATCGCCCCGGACCAGGTGCGTGCCGGCGTCCACCGCGGCCTGTCGGAGCTCGCCATGCGCGCGCTCGCCAACGACGGCGCGACCGCCTCCCGGCACGAGTCCCCCTGCACCACGCCGGAGGAGCTGGTGAAGGCGATCGGCGAGATGCCCCGCATCCGCCCGCCGGAGCCCGCGTTCACCGCCCCTCCGGAGTACCAGCGCACGACGTACCAGCAGGGCACGTACGGCCGCCCGGCATCGTCTCGCGCCACCCAGCAGGTGCCCTCTCCGCCCCCGCCGTTGCAGAGCCGTACCGGCAAGGCGCTGAAGTGGTCCGTCTCGGCCCTCCTGATCGCCGCGCTCGGCCTCGGCAGCTGGCAGCTCGCGGACGCCCTGATGGAGCGCGGCAGCCAGACCGACGACACCAACAAGACGCAGACGACGGACGAGAACGACAAGAGCCAGGACGCACCCAAGCCGGCGAAGCCGATCACTGTCGCGGGCGCGCAGGAATACGTCGCCAAGGGGTCCACCCAGGCTCCGGAGGACGTGTCCAAGACGTACGACAGTGACAGCTCGACCTACTGGCGCACGCTGAGCTTCCGCGACGGTCCCGAGATGAACCCCGCCTTCAAACCCGGCGTCGGCATCGTCTACGACCTGGGCTCGGAGCAGACCGTGGCGTCCGCGTCGATAGGGCTGGGCTTCGCGGGCGACCACACCACGGTCAGCCTGTACGCGACCGACTCGATGAGTTCGTCCACTCCCATCAGCTCGATGCAGAAGATGGGTACTGTCACGACCTCGGGCACCTCCGCAACGGTGAAGGCCACCAAGCCGGTGAAGACCCGGTACGTGCTCGTGTGGTTCACCGCGCTGCCGCACGCCGGCGGTGACGCATACAGCGACCCGGGCTACAAGCAGGCCCTCACCGACGTGAAGTTCAAGGGCTGA